One Salvia miltiorrhiza cultivar Shanhuang (shh) chromosome 6, IMPLAD_Smil_shh, whole genome shotgun sequence genomic window, TTTAATTGTTGCATATATGAAAATAGGAGCAGCTTGAACTTGATGGTATGTCGGGAAGATGTGGACGCAGAAACATGGCTTCGCTCTTGAATGCGTTTATGTcagaaaacatatatatatatcggtcagtgattttatatatatatacacaatacTACTTTTACACATTCATATTGTGGAATGAGAGTGTAAATTTCATTTCGATTCTGATGTTATTCATACATCATTGCATTGTATTATCATGCTTTTGCAATATTGCATCTTAAATTAACAAAACAACTCTCACAGCGAGTTTTGTTTAAAAGAAGGCCTACTAGCTGATTTAATTGTGTATGagagatatataaatatctaATCTATTGGCGTTTCAGCAGGAATGTAATCAACATTTGTTGTTGTGTTAATTTGCATGTTGAGAATTTAgacattaattaatataattaactTGAATCACTTGTGCATAGGATATATGGTGTGTTTGGAGTGTTGTTATTCGTTTTGGCTTCGTCGTCTTCATTAATCCTTACCTGCTGTGGCATCGATGAACCTTATTATTTCAATGTCATCAACTATGGAGCCACCGGAGATGGTTGTACAGATGATTCACAAGTACTAATTCAAACTTTTACTTATATTATTACTAATCATTAATTCATTTATGATTAATTAAATGTGTAGTATATGGATTTGTGTAGGCATTTGCAGAGGCATGGGATGCAGCTTGTAGTTCCTCACTTGAATCTGCAACATTATATGTTCCGCCGGAGACCATATTTTTAGTGGACCCCATCATTTTTCACGGCCCTTGCAATGCACCAATCATCAATTTCTTGGTATATATgcttctttattttaattagcaTTTGCATGCATGCACtcctattatatttattttagtttccttttcattttttggcaGTGTGATGcaatttataactttttaattattttttgtttctgTTATTTACACGTTGAAATTCTTGATTTTATAATGGTAAAATTAATGTTTATGAGGAAGATTTTAGGGACAATGATAGCACCAGAATCACCTAGGTCTTGGGATGAGAGAGATGCAAGTGTATGGTTGGCATTTAAGGATATGAATGGCCTAAAGATTGATGGTTATGGTTATGGCGTGATTGATGGGCAGGGCAAGTCTTGGTGGGATCAGTCTTGTAAATACCATCCTCATTTGGTACATAAATTTCTTCTCATTTAATTTTctagataaataatatatagTTCGTTCccaacttttaatatttttttcagaAATATTCTCAAATTCACTTTTACACTTTAAGAATTTTCGACCTTGAAAAAAAGTTCGATTTGTACCCGCATTAAAGAATCGGGATCAATAAAATGACGAATCATATATGCACCTTAATTACTAGATTTATGTGGATTATACGTGGATTTTTTTTCCACGTAAGCATCAAAATCACGTATAATCCGACGAGACTATTCATCCTTGCACAGCCGGATTCTGTAATGCAGgttataaatcaaatttttttaTCAAGTTTGGAGTTTTTAAAGTGAAAAATATGAGTTGGggatatattttgaaaaatgttgaaaattGAGAATTCAAACTATGattaatctttaattttatgaaGTTTCCTCATTATAGTTATTTTCCTTGTATGTTCAGGAAGAATGCACAACTTTAGCTCCAACGGTGAGTAATGCTTTCACCACTCTTAATTGAGATTTTGGCTTAAAGTGAATATAGcttactattatatatatatatatatatatataggtatatatattaatatatattgtcTTGAGTTATAGCCCCAAATTTTCGATTTTAGCTCTCTCATGCTATATTTGTGGGTCAATGAATATACAAATACATGTAACTGTAAACAGGCGTGGAAGTTTTTGGGGTGCAACGAGAGCGGCATTAGGAATTTGAAGTTTATAAATAGTGCCCAAACACATATACTCCTCAAAGGATGCAACCATTTCATCATTCAAAATCTGATTATTCAGTCCCCTGCAAATACCCC contains:
- the LOC130988375 gene encoding probable polygalacturonase At1g80170 isoform X2, which produces MSGRCGRRNMASLLNAFMSENIYIYRIYGVFGVLLFVLASSSSLILTCCGIDEPYYFNVINYGATGDGCTDDSQAFAEAWDAACSSSLESATLYVPPETIFLVDPIIFHGPCNAPIINFLILGTMIAPESPRSWDERDASVWLAFKDMNGLKIDGYGYGVIDGQGKSWWDQSCKYHPHLEECTTLAPTAWKFLGCNESGIRNLKFINSAQTHILLKGCNHFIIQNLIIQSPANTPNTDGIHIQSSHHLLITNSTIACGDDCISIGDYVSDMEISNIECGPGHGISIGSLGKGGNYVQVENIHITNAIFNGTSNGARIKTWQVGRGYLRRVTFEKLVFQGVKNPIIIDQNYCNVRGGCEEQELK
- the LOC130988375 gene encoding polygalacturonase ADPG1-like isoform X1 — its product is MSGRCGRRNMASLLNAFMSENIYIYRIYGVFGVLLFVLASSSSLILTCCGIDEPYYFNVINYGATGDGCTDDSQAFAEAWDAACSSSLESATLYVPPETIFLVDPIIFHGPCNAPIINFLILGTMIAPESPRSWDERDASVWLAFKDMNGLKIDGYGYGVIDGQGKSWWDQSCKYHPHLEECTTLAPTAWKFLGCNESGIRNLKFINSAQTHILLKGCNHFIIQNLIIQSPANTPNTDGIHIQSSHHLLITNSTIACGDDCISIGDYVSDMEISNIECGPGHGISIGSLGKGGNYVQVENIHITNAIFNGTSNGARIKTWQVGRGYLRRVTFEKLVFQGVKNPIIIDQNYCNVRGGCEEQETGVEISDVVYRQVEGTSASRIGINLKCSKSVPCYAIWMESIHLTSTITGNQLIASCSNAFGLEQHTLPGPCLQP